The Henckelia pumila isolate YLH828 chromosome 2, ASM3356847v2, whole genome shotgun sequence genome includes a window with the following:
- the LOC140878755 gene encoding uncharacterized protein, translated as MFFKKDYDDLKIFMQAHLSAQDDGMWYVVIDGPMKITKINIAVAIWTTEDKKKAKLDNVSKDILYKTLDKNMFSKIKNCNTAKEILVKLIQLCEGNDQTKENKITVAIQNFDNVKMKPGETMTEFDERFNNIVCELISLDKS; from the exons ATGTTCTTTAAGAAAGATTATgatgatttgaaaatttttatgcaGGCTCATTTATCAGCACAAGATGATGGTATGTGGTATGTTGTCATAGATGGTCCTATGAAAATCACAAAGATCAATATTGCCGTAGCAAT ATGGACTACTGAAGATAAAAAGAAAGCAAAACTTGATAATGTTTCCAAGGATATTCTCTACAAAACgctggacaagaatatgtttagcaagatcaagAATTGTAATACTGCAAAGGAAATCTTGGTGAAGCTTATTCAACTATGTGAAGGAAACGACCAAACCAAAGAAAATAAGATCACTGTTGCAATTCAGAATTTTGACAATGTTAAGATGAAGCCAGGAGAAACTATGACCGAGTTTGATGAACGATTTAACAATATTGTTTGTGAACTTATTTCTCTTGATAAATCTTAA